The following proteins are co-located in the Octopus sinensis linkage group LG24, ASM634580v1, whole genome shotgun sequence genome:
- the LOC118767744 gene encoding protocadherin 18-like, with protein sequence MERFLWLLILMLFGLGSYAVYGACTVDTSIKAFREDTDEGTVILKIPFNRKEKWEFQEEEPFGYLEMNTTASGDHVITFIQSPDLEEINQKDSKEPVIESLKYTLNCTEDGMTHTYKQSVAIADVNEKRPYFTMSSYATDIDELTMPGSIIFTLNDKAIDDDITGSIALFRLHPYNDSEVDGRGKFSLSAGGREIILTEVLDYDTMWPTGSTHYILNISVQDNGYPSSRVAFTTLAIRITDADDQGPAFVYPKCPLANNFCITPAYIAYVQSNSTGTLHVYPGSIQAEDKDVVKNNILYSIMEVLPPRYTQYFWINSRTGQITQLRNIQGSHNVSLAINAEEISQRRRAISCTLLVLVDQDDRNFKDIPSQVIRKNAKIPKDVQPVSGFSWTEGSVSMVIFFIVIGGLLILLVAMTAAFLVAYTARKPNRSANVSFDDCSSNSTSGTSLGSRDNISSSEVSSTRGSVNGDKIQIGSREELDTTIDVEGFGMGLSAADVSLGSLDACGLTATAAGNEAGCKVEAVEPMFRLAREQDYFSSACVLPGLTDLRADIGSFDNAKKCSKYIKKKKGKRSLRILDMFSSTSKKTSTLKKNNSRRFNFGIENNWLDLPYNFD encoded by the exons GAACAGTTATTCTGAAAATACCgtttaacagaaaagaaaaatgggaGTTTCAAGAAGAAGAACCGTTTGGCTATCTTGAAATGAACACAACAGCAAGCGGAGATCATGTGATCACATTTATCCAGTCACCTGACTTAGAAGAAATAAACCAGAAAGATTCCAAG GAACCTGTCATAGAATCTTTGAAATACACACTTAACTGCACAGAGGACGGCATGACTCACACG TACAAGCAAAGTGTAGCTATTGCTGATGTCAATGAAAAGCGGCCGTATTTTACAATGTCATCTTACGCCACTGATATTGATGAG TTAACGATGCCTGGAAGCATCATTTTCACTCTAAACGATAAGGCTATAGATGATGACATCACCGGGAGTATCGCGCTGTTTCGTCTTCATCCTTACAACGACAGCGAG GTCGATGGAAGAGGAAAGTTCTCCCTGTCAGCTGGAGGGCGGGAAATCATCCTTACGGAAGTCCTTGACTATGACACAATGTGGCCAACTGGGTCTACGCACTACATCCTCAACATATCTGTACAG GATAACGGTTATCCGAGTAGCCGGGTGGCATTCACGACATTAGCCATCCGTATAACCGATGCTGATGATCAAGGACCTGCCTTCGTCTACCCGAAATGTCCCTTGGCTAATAACTTTTGCATCACTCCGGCCTACATTGCTTACGTACAAAGTAATAGTACA GGTACTCTGCACGTTTATCCGGGTTCAATTCAAGCCGAGGACAAAGATGTCGTTAAAAATAACATCCTTTACAGCATAATGGAAG TCCTGCCTCCGCGTTACACACAATATTTCTGGATAAACTCAAGAACTGGGCAAATAACGCAGCTCCGAAACATCCAAGGAAGTCATAATGTCAGTCTTGCCATTAAT GCAGAAGAGATTTCGCAGCGCAGAAGGGCAATATCCTGCACTTTACTAGTTTTGGTCGACCAGGACGATAGGAATTTCAAAGACATACCTTCACAAGTCATAAGGAAAAACGCGAAGATACCCAAAGACGTCCAACCAGTCAGCGGCTTTTCATGGACTGAAGGCAGCGTTTCTATGGtgatatttttcattgttattggCGGGCTTTTAATCCTGCTCGTAGCAATGACGGCTGCGTTTTTGGTCGCTTACACCGCTCGCAAACCAAACCGTAGTGCAAACGTATCTTTTGATGATTGTAGTTCAAACAGTACTTCTGGTACTTCTTTGGGCAGCCGAGACAATATTTCTAGCAGCGAGGTGAGTTCGACGAGAGGGTCAGTAAACGGTGACAAAATTCAGATCGGCAGTCGGGAGGAACTTGATACGACCATCGATGTTGAAGGTTTCGGTATGGGTTTGTCTGCAGCAGATGTCTCTCTCGGCAGTTTGGACGCTTGTGGTTTGACTGCAACCGCAGCAGGAAATGAGGCTGGATGTAAAGTTGAAGCCGTTGAACCAATGTTCCGCCTAGCAAGGGAACAGGACTATTTCTCGTCAGCTTGCGTTTTGCCTGGGCTGACAGATCTTAGGGCCGACATTGGAAGTTTTGACAATGCTAAGAAGTGCAGTAAATACattaagaagaagaaagggaaacgGTCTTTGAGAATATTAGACATGTTCTCCTCTACGAGTAAAAAGACATCAacacttaaaaaaaacaatagtcGAAGGTTCAATTTCGGCATTGAAAATAACTGGCTCGATCTTCCATACAACTTTGATTAa